The genomic interval AACCGAAACGGTCTCCTCTTCTCGAGTCCGTCGATGCTGTCCGATGGGTCACGGTTCAACAACTCATTGAGGTGTTCATGCTGACCCCACTGTCTCCAAGTGTGATCTCCGTGTGCGCGAGGCAGTCCGCAGATGCGCTGATGGAGGTCGTACTCTCTAATGACCCCGATTCGACCATCGTTTCGTAGGTTCCCGGCTCACCAGCGACAACCTCGAGAACGGTCTCTCCCGGCAGGTCGTCGGTCGCCTCGAGTGCGGGCTCGTCTGCATCCTCGAAGTCGATCCGAAGGGTGAGTGATCGGTCATCTTCGTCGGTGTTTGTAATCGAAAGCATGGGTTCCTCGAGGCCATCCTCGTCGACGGCATCGATGGCGACGGTTGCGATCTCCTCGAGCGGACTGTCGTCCGGAAGCGTCCATGCTGTCTCGTCATCTTCTGTGTCTGAATCGCCCGTCTCGTCCGTTTCCGTCTCGGTACTATTTGTTGCCGAGTCGGTGGCGCTCTCGTTGGCCGTGACTATACTGTGGAGTCGCTCGAGCAGGCCCAGACTGAGCAGTCCGCCAAGAGCGACGACCATACGTCGTGTCAGTTGCATAGTATCCCTCACGTGTGCCTATCTAAAACCGCTTTTTCAGCCTCGAGAGACCATCTCGAAGACAAACTAATCAATTTATGAACGATGTGAGCCACTATCTATTCCACACAGCAAGCATCACCGTAAGTCGCTCTTGGGACTGTTTCGTGCCCACACTCGAACTCGAGGGTGAGGTGTTTCGACTGCATTCCGTAACCATCAAAAATCACCAGCGGGGATCCAGGGACGTTTGTCGCGTCTCGACGACAACCGACACCTATTGTCTCGAAATCGAGTGTTTGTCCGCTAAACGATTCCAGTCGTTTATCCATGAACAGATTGACACGACGTTCGCCGCAGGGGCCTATCAATGACTGACAGACAACGACGCTACCGACAGGCGATTACGATCGCTGTTGCTATTGGATTGCTTGGGATGACACTCAGCGCTGGCGCAGCGATGGCACAGGAACAGACGGACGGGGTAGACGCTGACAACACCTCAGTCGAACAGGCGAGCGACTCAGTGGCTGAAAATGTAACGGTCGAAGAGAGTGAACAGGCAGTCGTCGACGACCAACAGACTGTCGAGGTTGAAGAGACGGTAACCGACACTGGCGACACTGACAGTGCAGACCTATTCGACCTCGAGGACGGGTTCTTCGATGACGGATTCACCGATGACGGATTCGGCGATGACTTCCTGACCGGTTCGCTCTTCGAGTAGCGCGAGAGTCGATCGACGACTCGCCGCCGCTATCGTTTCTCTCGAGCACACTAAGTTGCATGAGACGGACGCTGTCCAGTCTCACATACTGTTAGATACCGAGTGATACGCACGCCAGACCGACGCGTTAGATCTGGTTGTCACTCTCGAACAAACAGAGTACACCGCGAAAACGAGAAAAAGCGCCGGTTAGTCGTCGTTAGACTGCAGCCCAGACGTTTGTCGAGGCGACGGCACTGTACTGGATGTTCTCGTTCTCTTGCATCGTCACCTGTGCAGAGTCAGCGCTGCCGGCGTCGTCAGCGACGGCGATGGCAGCCTGCTGTTCGTTGATGTTCTCCTGTGCAACGAACTGGATCTGCTCGATCTGTGCGCTGGCTTCTTGTTCGACGTCGTTAGTCTGGTTCGCATCGGCGTCGAACGCGACACCTGGTGCCTCTTCCATGGCGTCACCGCCGAGCATCACACTCGTCGTGTCCGAAGTGATGACACTGTCGTGTGCGTAGGCGGGGCCGGCGTAGACGTTCAGCGCGTCAGCGTAGCCAATCTGGCTGTTGACGTTGTTCTGGTGGGACCACTGAACTGCCGTGGCGTCACTGCCGTTGGTGGCAAGTGCCATAGCCGAACTCTGGAGGTTGACGTTCATCTGCTCGACTTCCTGGCCCTGTGCGACCTCGGAGGTTGCTGACTGTGCCGAGCCGTCGTCTTTCTTGTGCTCTTTGTCCTTTTGGTCGTCCTTCTTGTCATCCTTCTTATCGTCTTTCTTGTCGTCCGCGTGCTTGTCGTCGTACTTTGTATCGTCGTCTTTGTCCTCTGCGAGGTCACTCATCGCCGCTGCGGCGTCATCCATCGCACCGTCATCGTCGATGCCGGCCGTTGCGATGCTCATGCCGGACATCATCTCGAGGATGTTCGTGCTGTCGGCGGTGGCGATCTGGTCGTTGAAGTTGGTCTGGTCGGTCAGCTGGATCGACGTTGCAGTGCTGTTCTCACCGACTGCGATGGCGACAGCGCTGTCCTGCTCGTTGTAGTTCGTCTGATCGAGGGACTGTTCCTGGTTGACCGTCGCATCAGCGGACTGGTCGCTGAAGTCACCAGCACCCTGGTAGACGTTCGTCGCGTTCGCTGCACCGTGCTGGAGGTTCTGGTTGGACTGCTGGGATTGCTGGAGGGCAACTGCATCGCTCTCGTTCTCCGCGAGCGAGAACGCAGTGCTCTGTTCGTTGTAGTTGAGCTGGCCAACGACCTGGCTCTGGGTCACAACGGTGTCTGCGCTCTGGTCGGCGTCAACATCGGCTTTGTCGCCTTTCTTGTCGGCGATGCCCCAGCCGTCGAACTGCTGGCCGTCGCCGTTACCGATAACGACGTTGACGGTGCCGACGTCCTCGAAGTTAGTCTCATCGACCTGGACGTTCTGTGCGGCCGCATCAGCAAACTGTTCGTTGTCGTTGTACTGGTTTGCGTCCTGGATTGCGGTCGCCTCACCGCCGTCGATCGAGATCGACGTTGCGTTATTCTGCTGGTTGATGTTTACCTGATCGACATCCTGGTACTGGTTGATGTCTGCATCAGCTTCACTTCCTGACTGTGCTTCGATGTACTCGTCTAGCGTTTTGTCGCCGAGATCAGCGCCGAAGACGAGATACAGCTCTTCACCGTTCTCGAGTGCGTGGACTGAACTCTCGGAGGGGTCTTCGCCTGCGGCCGCAGCCGGTGCGCCGGCCGCGATCATCGATAGGGCGACTATACACGCCATAAGTACTGTCGTATATCGTGAACGTATCGTCGTTGTGTTGCTCATGAGTTGTTTTGATTCGTGCCGTGAGAGTCGTTTCTTTTTGCACCTCTCCGGCGTGAACCATCATATCCTGATTACCGTCTTTGTTATCGGTCAGTTGTGCTGACGGTGTATGGGACCTACTACGCAGAAGGCGGCGATTTATGGACGGAAGGCGGTGGTTTCGCTAAAGATTATCTCTTGATGTGAACTGATTCAGTAAGAAACTATGTCGCAGCAGGGAGTGGTATTGGCAACTCGACACGGCCTTTCAATCAGAAAATAGAACCTTTTCGAGTATGCAATCGACGCATTCAGTGTGGAAGCGTTCGTGGTAGTCACATCTACGAGAGATTTCCGACAGAGACTCCCACACATACTCTTCGTCACGATGATGACAACACGGAAATGTACAGTGTGGCCCTGTTACCAGTCCGTTCTCGAGTATATGTAATTTCGGCCACATAACAGTAGGTATGGCCTCAGTCGGTCCAATCGGAGTATTCGGTGTGAAACCGTGGTCCGGGTTCAAGTGTAATACCCTGCAGAGTAGCGACTGGGCAACGCGTCACAGCGACACGGCAGATAGTGGACTGTCACGATCTGCCACCCGTCGGAGAGGGATCCAGTACCCAGCCGTGTGTGTGATGCGTGCCTAGACCAACGCAACTATGAAACGTACATTCGCGATCACACTGACGGTAGCGATGATTGGTAGCCTCATGTTCATGGGGTTTGCAGGAACCGCTGCGGCGCAGAACGTCGATAACGGAATCGACATTGGAGATATTGGCGCCGACTTCGGTGACCAGACCCAAGGCGACGCAACAAACAACATTGACGTGAACCAGGAGAACAACAACGCACAGACTGGCGTCTCCGAAGCGACCTCCGGTGACGCGGTCGCTGTGAGTGACGGTGGCGCTGGCGGCGGCGCGGCTGCTGCTGACGACCCAAAGCATGACCCGAAGAAGGACGATCCACAGCCACTCGCTAACGGTGCTGACTCTGGCAACGCACTTGCTGGATCGCTGGCTGCTTCCCAAGTGACCCAGGTGCAGGATGTCAACCAGCAGAACGCTGCTGACATCGACGCCACCGCTCAGACCGGTGACAACGTGCAGGACTTCGACGTTGGAATCGACATCGGTGACGACACCGAGACCGTCGAAGGATAATCCGGTCCAACCAACGCAGTAACTGACGAGAATTTCTTCATTTTCCCGGGGTACAATAATTCCTCGAGAGCGCTCGCTGTTCCTCTCGCTCGAGCACACCACCAACTCACTCCAGAACGAGCGCCTCTGCTTGCTGACTAACCGCTCGGATCGGCACGCCCGCTGCCGCTGCGGCCGCCTTCGCGTCCTCGTACTCCACGCTCACGTCGTACACCGTCCCCTCACTATCACGCGCGATTTTTACGGTCACCTCGTATGGTTTCCCCTCGAGTACCACCTCTACTGTCTCGAACTCCCGTTTGGCGATCCACCGATGCGTCACGCCGGCGTCCCGAACCCCTAACGTCCCAGTCTCCTCGGCTAACGCTCGCGCGACACGTGCTCTGTCTGCGGGCTTGCAGATGACTTTCACCAGATGGCCGGGCCGCGATTTCTTCATCGTCGCTGGGACAATCGAGACGTCTCGAGCGCCTGCATCCGTGAGCGTCTCCTGAAGCCCGCCGAGCACTTCCGGCGTCGCGTCGTCGAGGTTCGTCTCGAGAACGGCGATATCGTCTTTCACCAGGCTGCGGTCCTCGCCCGTGCCGACCACGGCTCGAAGCACGTTCGGGTGTGGATCGAGGTCATATCCACCGGCACCGTAGCCCGAGGCTTCGACCTCGAGCGTCGGCAGCACCTCAATCCCGTCTGCGACGTGTCCAAGGATTGCCGCACCCGTCGGCGTCAGCAGTTCTGCCTCGACAGGGCCTCCACGCAGCGACCAGTCCGCGCGCTCGGCAATCTCGAGGACGGCAGGTGTTGGGACGGGAAACTCGCCGTGGGCCATCGACGCTGTGCCGCCACCGGTGGCAAGCGGAGTCGTCACGACGCGATCCGGGTCCAAACCCTCGAGCAAGAGCACTGCGCCGACGACGTCTGCAATGGCATCGTCTGCGCCGACCTCGTGGAAGTGAATGTCCTCGAGTGCCTCGCCGTGGACGCTGGCTTCAGCCTCGCCGAGTAGTTCGAAGATTGCGAGCACGTCGCGCTCGACGGACTCAGGCAGGCCCATCTCGCGGACGATTGTACAAACCTCGAGATAGCTGCGGTGTGGGCCATGGCCTTCGGCGTGGACGGGAGTGTGATTGTTTCCGTGGCTGTGATCGTGGCTCTCGTCGTGGTCATGCGCGTGCCCGTGGCTGTGGGCGTCGTCATGGCCATGCGTGTGCTCGTGCGCGTGATCATTGCCTGCATCTGTCTCCTCGTCTTCGCTCCGGTGTCCGTCAGCAGAGTCACTCGAGTCCGAGAGCAATACATCGACCGTCGTGGCCGAAATACCACACTTAACCGTCTCGTCGATCCGATACTCGATCTCGAGGGCGTCAGTAACTGGCTCGAGGGCGTCGGAATCAGCACCGGCGTCAAGGAGGGCTCCAAGCAGCATATCGCCGCTGGCTCCCATCCGGCCGTCGAACGCGAGGACGTACATAGGTACGAGGCCGGTGGGCACGCCCAAAAATCCATCTGTGCGAAGCACGGAACGGTTCTCACAAATCTAGGGAACGCCGTCACATCTATGTATCCGCCACGAGAACTTACGTATGGTAGCGACTAGCACAACTGAGGCTAGCAAAAAACATATCCGATCACGAATCGGAGTGATTGATATCGCCGTCCATCCCGAATCATGAATGAAGTTCAACTGGAGGTTGCGAAGGCATACCCGAACGACTCGGGTCGTGGTATCGCCCGACTCGACCCGGACACGCTGTTACATTTAAAGCTGAGTCCGGGCGACATCATCGAAATTGAAGGTGCAGACACCACTGCCGCGAAGGTCTGGCGCGCCGACCGGCAGGACTGGAATACAGATACCGTCCGCATTGACGGCTTTACCCGCCAGAACGCAGACGTCGGCATCGGAGAGCGAGTCACCATCCGCAAGGCAGAAGCGACGAAAGCGGATTCGCTCACCCTGGCACCGCCAGAAGAGGCGTCCGTCCAATTCGGCTCTGACGCCGCTGGCATGGTCAAACGCCAGATCCTCAAACGGCCAGTCGTCGGCCGCGACATCGTGCCGGTCATGAGCTCGACGAACCATCCGTTCATGCGCTCGCCGGGCCAGGCAATCCCGCTGATCGCCGTCGAGACCGAACCCGAAGGCGTCGTCCTCATTACTGAGGATACCGACGTCGAACTCCGCGAGGAGCCGATCTCAGGCTTCGAGAAGACCGGAGGTGGGATCACCTACGAGGACATCGGCGGCCTTCAGGGTGAGATCCAACGCGTGCGCGAGATGGTCGAACTGCCGATGAAACACCCCCAGATCTTCAAGAAACTGGGGATCGAGCCGCCACAGGGCGTGCTCTTACACGGCCCACCGGGCACCGGGAAGACCCTGCTCGCGAAAGCCGTCGCGAACGAAACGTCGGCGAGTTTCTTCTCTATCGCCGGCCCAGAGATCATCTCGAAGTACTACGGCGAGTCCGAACAACAACTCAGGGAAATCTTCGAAGACGCAAGCGAGGAGTCACCCGCGATCATCTTCATCGACGAACTCGACTCCATCGCGCCCAAACGCGAGGACGTCACCGGCGAGGTCGAACGCCGCGTCGTCGCCCAACTGCTGACGATGATGGACGGCCTCGAGGCCCGCGGCCAGGTCATCGTCATCGCGGCGACGAACCGCGTCGACAGCGTCGATCCTGCCCTCCGTCGACCGGGCCGATTCGACCGCGAGATCGAAATCGGTGTGCCAGACGAGGTTGGCCGCGAGGAGATCCTACAGATTCACACGCGCGGGATGCCACTCAGCGACGACGTTGCACTCTCGCACCTTGCCGATGAGACCCACGGTTTCGTTGGTGCGGACATCGAGTCCCTGACCAAAGAAGCCGCGATGAAGGCGCTGCGACGGTACTTGCCGGAGATCGACCTCGACGAGGAGGATATCCCGCCGAGCCTGATCGATCGGATGATCGTCAAGCGCGAGGACTTCAGCGGCGCGTTGAACGAGGTCGAGCCCTCGGCGATGCGGGAGGTCCTCGTCGAACTACCCAAGATCTCGTGGGACGACGTTGGCGGTCTCCACGACGCCAAAGAGCAGGTCCAAGAGTCCGTCGAGTGGCCGTTGAACAGCCCTGAACGGTTCAGTCGGTTGGGTATCGACCCACCGGCGGGCGTCTTGCTCTACGGGCCGCCAGGCACCGGGAAGACGCTCATGGCGAAAGCCGTCGCCAACGAGACCAACGCGAACTTCATCTCAGTTCGCGGGCCGCAACTGCTGAGCAAGTGGGTCGGCGAATCGGAGAAAGCCATCCGCCAGACCTTCCGCAAGGCGCGCCAGGTCTCGCCAACGGTGATCTTCTTCGACGAACTCGACGCGCTCGCACCCGGCCGCGGTGGCGGCGAAAGCGGTTCGAACGTCTCTGAACGCGTCGTCAACCAGTTACTGACGGAACTCGACGGCCTCGAGGAGATGGGCAACGTGATGGTCATCGGTGCGACCAACCGCCCAGACATGATCGATCCCGCACTCCTGCGATCGGGTCGATTTGACCGCCTCGTCATGATTGGCCAACCCGACGTTGACGGCCGCGAGCGCATCCTCGACATCCACACGGAGGACACGCCACTGGCTGCAGACGTCACGCTGCGCGAAATCGCCGAGATCACCGACGGCTACGTCGGGAGCGACCTCGAGTCGATCACGCGCGAAGCCGCAATCGAGGCGCTTCGTGAGGATGATGCAGCAGATGTCGTCGAGATGCGCCATTTCCGCCAGGCGATGGAGAACGTCCGGCCGACGATCACCGACGACATCATGGACTACTACGACCGCATCGAAGAGGAGTTCCAGGGCGGCACGAGCGGGCCGGACCCAACTGGGCGACGTGGCAGTCGCATCGGCTTCCAGTAACCCAGTTCGTCGGTCTGGCTCGAACGGATCTGCAATCGCTATATGGGCTGTTTTTCTCAACCTGAGACGTGAGCGCTGTGTACCGAGATAACCGATTGCTACGACCCCGGCAACCGTGGTAAGCAATGGTTACTCGAGTTGAAACAGTTGTCTCTGATCTGTGCTAACCCGATAGTATCGGGCTTTGACTGAGGCAATCGGTCGAACACGGCTCGAACCGACTCGTATTCGCCTGAATCGGTTGCAATTGTCCAAAGCGTCGCAGCGATATATGTAGGTACAGCGCCTATTGGAGTGATACACAGGTATTTCGATGGCAGACTCTTCGACATCCCGATCTCGCCAATCCGATTCTGTTCGCGACTCAGTCGATACTGGCTCGCACGGAGAGCGAAAACGGCTTCTCGAGCGGACGGTGCCGGGGATCGCAGCATCGATTCGAAAGGCGGGATTCTGGTCGGCAATTTTTCTCCCAATTTGTTACACGCCGATGTTGCTCTACGGGCTGTCGACAGGCATTCATACCCTGCTGTTTCTGTTTCTCCTCGGCCTCAATCTGGTTGCGCTGTACGTTGGCCACGAGTACCGGCGCTGATTAGACTGCTCTCGAGCGCGCGAGGAAATGAAACGTGAGTGCGAAACCGAGTGGGGGCTGGGAGTATCCCGTAGTAGAGGTCAATTCAGCGACAGTCGACGTGGCTCGAGGCTGGTCTATAGTGCCGGGCGGGCGCGGATTTCTTGGACTTCCTCGGTCTGTTTGAACTGCTCGAGGAGGGGCTTGATGTCGTCGAAGCCGTCCTCGAGAACAATATCCCCGCTTCGGAGGTCGTACTCGACGATATCATAGTCAGCAAGTCGGGGCAGGTGATTGTGGACAAGTGAGACGTACACACGCTGTCTGGTCTCTTTGTCGATTGCACCGGCGTGCTGGTCGTACTCCCAGGCGGAGATTTGTGTGATGAGATCCTCGATGTTTCCGTTGCGCGTCTCTGCAAGGAGGTATAGCAGGTATCGGCGCTTCGATTCCGACAGTAGGGAACAGGCCGCCTCCATTCGAGTAGCGCTTGTCGTCATAGGAGAATCAACGAAACCTGTGGTAATACACCTGCTGCCAATACAAATAGGATTGGAGACTCAGACAGTCAGTTTCGCTCACACCCATTAACGGGGAAACCGACGGACAGCGCGTAGTCGCCTGTGACAGTGACCCACGATTGATGCGTTATCGATCAAACTGCGAGACCGACGGGTCACCACTGCTCTCGGACGAATCACCGTACCGGTGGCATGCGACAGGGTGGTTCTTCACACCCTCGAGGTCGTTCGCTTCTGGGGTACGCTGTTCTGGCGTGGTGGTTTCACACACAGTTTCGTACTCGCGGCGAAGTCGGTCGG from Natronolimnobius sp. AArcel1 carries:
- a CDS encoding CDC48 family AAA ATPase is translated as MNEVQLEVAKAYPNDSGRGIARLDPDTLLHLKLSPGDIIEIEGADTTAAKVWRADRQDWNTDTVRIDGFTRQNADVGIGERVTIRKAEATKADSLTLAPPEEASVQFGSDAAGMVKRQILKRPVVGRDIVPVMSSTNHPFMRSPGQAIPLIAVETEPEGVVLITEDTDVELREEPISGFEKTGGGITYEDIGGLQGEIQRVREMVELPMKHPQIFKKLGIEPPQGVLLHGPPGTGKTLLAKAVANETSASFFSIAGPEIISKYYGESEQQLREIFEDASEESPAIIFIDELDSIAPKREDVTGEVERRVVAQLLTMMDGLEARGQVIVIAATNRVDSVDPALRRPGRFDREIEIGVPDEVGREEILQIHTRGMPLSDDVALSHLADETHGFVGADIESLTKEAAMKALRRYLPEIDLDEEDIPPSLIDRMIVKREDFSGALNEVEPSAMREVLVELPKISWDDVGGLHDAKEQVQESVEWPLNSPERFSRLGIDPPAGVLLYGPPGTGKTLMAKAVANETNANFISVRGPQLLSKWVGESEKAIRQTFRKARQVSPTVIFFDELDALAPGRGGGESGSNVSERVVNQLLTELDGLEEMGNVMVIGATNRPDMIDPALLRSGRFDRLVMIGQPDVDGRERILDIHTEDTPLAADVTLREIAEITDGYVGSDLESITREAAIEALREDDAADVVEMRHFRQAMENVRPTITDDIMDYYDRIEEEFQGGTSGPDPTGRRGSRIGFQ
- the larC gene encoding nickel pincer cofactor biosynthesis protein LarC — protein: MYVLAFDGRMGASGDMLLGALLDAGADSDALEPVTDALEIEYRIDETVKCGISATTVDVLLSDSSDSADGHRSEDEETDAGNDHAHEHTHGHDDAHSHGHAHDHDESHDHSHGNNHTPVHAEGHGPHRSYLEVCTIVREMGLPESVERDVLAIFELLGEAEASVHGEALEDIHFHEVGADDAIADVVGAVLLLEGLDPDRVVTTPLATGGGTASMAHGEFPVPTPAVLEIAERADWSLRGGPVEAELLTPTGAAILGHVADGIEVLPTLEVEASGYGAGGYDLDPHPNVLRAVVGTGEDRSLVKDDIAVLETNLDDATPEVLGGLQETLTDAGARDVSIVPATMKKSRPGHLVKVICKPADRARVARALAEETGTLGVRDAGVTHRWIAKREFETVEVVLEGKPYEVTVKIARDSEGTVYDVSVEYEDAKAAAAAAGVPIRAVSQQAEALVLE